From one Oceanimonas doudoroffii genomic stretch:
- a CDS encoding multifunctional CCA addition/repair protein, with translation MKIYLVGGAVRDTLLGLNVKERDYMVVGATPAQLLDLGYSQVGKDFPVFLHPNSKEEYALARTERKAGSGYTGFICDFGPEVTLEEDLRRRDLTINAIAQNDAGELIDPYGGVADIEARVLRHVSEAFAEDPLRVLRVARFAARFHHLGFTLARETHALMQNMAASGELTALTPERVWKETEKALASDNPQVFFEVLRACGALAVLFPEVDALFGVPGPKDWHPEIDTGLHTMMVVKRAAELGASLPCRFAALCHDLGKALTPSEKWPSHHDHGELGITPIRALSARLKVPTEHKELAMLMSRWHICMHRLAEPAPQQAHTVLELMDHTDAWRKPERFAELLLCAQADLQGRAGFENRPYPQRQQLWQWLQELKRITAQPFVAQGLKGPAIGEAIREARLARLEQLLQA, from the coding sequence TTGAAAATCTATCTGGTGGGGGGCGCGGTCAGGGACACACTGCTGGGCCTGAACGTCAAAGAGCGGGACTACATGGTGGTGGGCGCCACGCCCGCACAGTTGCTCGACCTTGGCTACTCCCAGGTGGGCAAGGACTTTCCGGTTTTTCTGCACCCCAACAGCAAAGAGGAATATGCCCTCGCCCGCACCGAACGCAAGGCCGGCAGCGGCTACACCGGCTTTATCTGCGATTTCGGCCCCGAGGTCACCCTGGAGGAGGATCTGCGCCGACGGGACCTCACCATCAACGCCATTGCACAAAACGATGCGGGGGAGCTTATCGATCCCTACGGCGGTGTCGCCGATATCGAGGCGCGAGTGCTGCGCCATGTGTCCGAAGCCTTTGCCGAAGATCCGCTGCGAGTGCTGCGGGTGGCGCGCTTTGCCGCCCGTTTTCATCACCTGGGCTTTACGCTTGCCCGGGAAACACACGCCCTGATGCAGAACATGGCCGCCAGTGGCGAGCTCACCGCCCTGACGCCGGAACGAGTGTGGAAGGAAACCGAAAAGGCACTGGCCAGCGACAACCCTCAGGTATTTTTTGAGGTGCTGCGTGCCTGCGGCGCCCTGGCGGTACTGTTTCCGGAGGTGGACGCCCTCTTTGGTGTTCCCGGACCCAAAGACTGGCACCCGGAGATCGACACCGGCCTGCACACCATGATGGTGGTCAAACGGGCCGCCGAGCTGGGGGCCAGCCTGCCCTGCCGCTTCGCCGCCCTGTGCCACGATCTGGGCAAGGCCCTGACCCCGTCGGAAAAATGGCCCAGTCATCACGACCACGGCGAACTGGGCATCACCCCCATTCGCGCCCTGAGCGCACGGTTAAAGGTACCCACCGAACACAAGGAGCTGGCGATGCTGATGAGCCGCTGGCACATTTGCATGCACCGGCTGGCCGAGCCGGCGCCGCAGCAGGCCCACACCGTGCTGGAGCTGATGGACCACACCGACGCCTGGCGCAAGCCGGAACGCTTTGCCGAACTGCTGCTCTGCGCCCAGGCGGATCTGCAGGGCCGGGCCGGCTTTGAAAACCGCCCCTATCCTCAGCGGCAGCAATTATGGCAATGGCTGCAGGAGCTGAAGCGCATTACCGCCCAGCCCTTTGTGGCTCAGGGACTAAAAGGCCCCGCCATTGGCGAGGCCATTCGTGAAGCCAGGCTGGCACGACTCGAGCAATTGCTTCAGGCCTGA
- a CDS encoding undecaprenyl-diphosphate phosphatase codes for MEVHAILLALIQGLTEFLPVSSSAHLVLPSVLLGWPDQGMAFDVAVHLGSLLAVLYYFRREVVTLAQSWWVSLRGGGHSAESKLAWCIILATVPACVAGLLLGDLIGAYLRSGWVIAMATIVFGLLLWWADRMARQCKNEYQAGWRGALILGCAQALALIPGTSRSGITLTAGLMLGLTRQAAARFSFLMSIPVILLAGSHQASGLVASGAVMPWPAVSLGVLVSFASALACIHLFLNLLNRLGVLPFVLYRLALGAVLIGVLTQA; via the coding sequence ATGGAAGTTCATGCCATTCTGCTGGCCCTTATTCAGGGTCTGACCGAGTTTCTCCCCGTATCCAGCTCCGCTCACCTGGTGTTACCTTCCGTCTTGCTGGGCTGGCCCGATCAGGGCATGGCTTTTGACGTGGCCGTGCACCTGGGCAGCCTGCTGGCGGTGCTTTACTACTTTAGGCGTGAGGTGGTGACCCTGGCGCAGAGCTGGTGGGTTTCGCTGCGCGGTGGCGGTCACAGTGCCGAATCGAAACTGGCCTGGTGCATTATCCTGGCCACGGTGCCCGCCTGTGTGGCGGGGCTGTTGCTGGGGGATCTTATCGGTGCCTATTTGCGTTCGGGCTGGGTGATTGCCATGGCCACCATCGTCTTTGGTCTGCTGCTGTGGTGGGCGGATCGCATGGCCCGCCAGTGCAAGAATGAGTACCAGGCCGGCTGGCGGGGCGCCCTGATCCTGGGCTGTGCCCAGGCACTGGCGCTGATCCCCGGCACCTCGCGCAGTGGCATTACCCTCACCGCCGGCCTGATGCTGGGGCTGACCCGGCAGGCGGCGGCGCGCTTTTCCTTTTTGATGTCGATTCCGGTGATATTGCTGGCGGGCAGTCATCAGGCCAGTGGCCTGGTGGCAAGTGGCGCCGTCATGCCGTGGCCGGCGGTTTCCCTGGGGGTGCTGGTATCGTTTGCCAGCGCCCTGGCCTGCATTCACCTGTTCCTGAACCTGCTCAACCGGCTGGGAGTACTGCCTTTTGTGCTGTACCGGCTGGCCCTGGGTGCCGTCTTGATCGGGGTACTGACTCAGGCCTGA
- the folB gene encoding dihydroneopterin aldolase — MDKVFVQGLEVLTTIGVYEWEKGIRQKIRFDLEMGYDNRPAAAGDDISKALDYAALSHKVTAYAEQNHVELVETMAEHIARLILTEFPVQSVKVRLTKPAAVPNAAGVGVEIERFATRNLRD, encoded by the coding sequence ATGGATAAAGTGTTTGTGCAAGGCCTTGAAGTGTTGACCACCATAGGCGTTTACGAGTGGGAAAAAGGCATTCGCCAGAAAATTCGTTTCGATCTCGAGATGGGCTATGACAATCGTCCGGCGGCGGCGGGTGACGACATCAGCAAGGCGTTGGACTATGCCGCCTTGTCGCATAAAGTGACCGCCTATGCCGAGCAGAACCACGTGGAACTGGTGGAAACCATGGCCGAGCACATCGCGCGACTGATTCTGACCGAATTCCCGGTGCAGTCGGTAAAGGTGCGTCTCACCAAACCCGCCGCCGTGCCCAATGCTGCCGGGGTTGGCGTGGAAATCGAGCGTTTCGCCACTCGCAACCTGCGCGATTAA
- the plsY gene encoding glycerol-3-phosphate 1-O-acyltransferase PlsY, with product MTALTLFMIILAYLGGSVSSAVLISRLYRLPDPRSHGSGNPGATNVLRTGNRSAAVWVLLLDILKGTLPVYLGWFLDISPLYLALIAMAACLGHMFPLFFHFRGGKGVATALGALLPLGMDMAGLLMLTWLVSLGLFGYSSLASLITALFAPLFVYFIKPEYTLAVALLSCLIIIRHHRNISRLYHHEETPILNRLKRNREK from the coding sequence ATGACCGCCCTAACGCTGTTCATGATCATACTGGCTTACCTGGGAGGCTCGGTGTCCAGCGCCGTGCTGATCTCACGCCTCTACCGGCTGCCGGACCCCAGATCCCATGGCTCCGGCAACCCCGGCGCCACCAATGTACTGCGCACCGGCAACCGCAGCGCGGCGGTGTGGGTGCTGTTGCTCGACATTCTCAAGGGCACCCTGCCCGTGTACCTCGGCTGGTTTCTCGACATCAGCCCGCTCTACCTGGCGCTGATTGCCATGGCCGCCTGCCTGGGGCACATGTTTCCGTTATTCTTTCACTTTCGCGGCGGCAAGGGCGTGGCCACTGCCCTGGGCGCGCTGTTGCCCCTGGGCATGGACATGGCCGGCCTGCTGATGCTGACCTGGCTGGTCAGCCTGGGATTGTTTGGGTACTCGTCCCTGGCCTCGCTGATCACCGCATTGTTCGCGCCGCTGTTTGTGTATTTTATCAAGCCCGAATACACCCTGGCGGTGGCGCTGTTGTCCTGCCTGATCATCATTCGTCATCATCGCAATATCAGCCGGCTGTATCACCATGAGGAAACCCCCATCCTCAACCGGCTCAAGCGCAACCGAGAGAAGTGA
- the tsaD gene encoding tRNA (adenosine(37)-N6)-threonylcarbamoyltransferase complex transferase subunit TsaD — translation MRVLGIETSCDETGIAIYDDRLGILSHQLYSQVKLHADYGGVVPELASRDHVRKTIPLIEAALKDAGCSQDDIDGVAYTAGPGLMGALLVGATIGRSLAFAWGKPAVAVHHMEGHLLAPMLEERMPAFPFVALLVSGGHTLLVRVDGIGRYEILGESIDDAAGEAFDKTAKLMGLDYPGGPRLARLAEQGVPGRFRFPRPMTDRPGLDFSFSGLKTATATTIAAEGDDEQTRADIAHAFQQAVVDTLAIKCKRALEQTGLNRLVVAGGVSANVSLREQLKALMNKLNGEVFYPRNEYCTDNGAMIAYAGLQRLKANQVEPLLVRARPRWPLDELPPVDGEG, via the coding sequence ATGCGTGTACTTGGCATCGAAACCTCCTGCGATGAAACCGGCATCGCCATCTATGACGACCGGCTCGGCATTCTCTCTCACCAGCTTTACAGCCAGGTGAAACTTCATGCGGACTACGGCGGTGTGGTGCCCGAACTGGCCAGCCGGGATCACGTGCGCAAGACCATTCCGTTGATCGAGGCGGCACTGAAAGACGCGGGTTGCAGCCAGGACGACATCGACGGCGTGGCCTACACCGCCGGCCCCGGATTGATGGGCGCGTTGCTGGTGGGCGCCACCATAGGTCGCAGCCTGGCCTTTGCCTGGGGCAAGCCGGCGGTGGCGGTGCACCATATGGAAGGGCACCTGTTGGCCCCCATGCTGGAAGAGCGCATGCCGGCCTTTCCCTTTGTGGCGTTGCTGGTGTCCGGTGGGCACACCCTGCTGGTGCGGGTGGATGGCATTGGCCGCTATGAGATCCTCGGTGAGTCCATCGACGATGCCGCCGGCGAGGCCTTTGACAAGACCGCCAAGCTGATGGGGCTCGACTACCCGGGCGGTCCGCGCCTGGCCAGGCTGGCAGAGCAAGGCGTGCCCGGCCGCTTCAGGTTTCCCCGGCCCATGACCGACAGACCCGGACTGGATTTCAGCTTTTCCGGGCTCAAGACCGCCACCGCTACCACTATCGCCGCCGAAGGCGATGATGAGCAGACCCGGGCCGACATTGCCCATGCCTTTCAGCAGGCGGTGGTCGACACTCTGGCCATCAAGTGCAAGCGGGCGCTGGAGCAGACCGGGCTCAATCGCCTGGTGGTGGCCGGCGGCGTCAGCGCCAATGTGTCACTGCGGGAGCAGCTGAAAGCGCTGATGAACAAGCTGAACGGCGAGGTATTCTATCCGCGTAATGAATACTGCACCGACAACGGCGCCATGATTGCCTACGCCGGCCTGCAGCGGTTAAAAGCCAATCAGGTTGAACCGCTGCTGGTGCGCGCACGGCCGCGCTGGCCACTGGACGAACTGCCCCCTGTTGACGGTGAGGGGTGA
- the rpsU gene encoding 30S ribosomal protein S21, which translates to MPVIKVRENEPFDVALRRFKRSCEKAGILSEVRRREHYEKPTTERKRAKAAAVKRHAKKLARENARRTRLY; encoded by the coding sequence ATGCCAGTAATTAAAGTACGTGAAAACGAGCCCTTCGACGTAGCCCTGCGTCGCTTCAAGCGTTCCTGCGAAAAGGCCGGTATTCTGTCTGAAGTTCGTCGTCGCGAGCACTACGAGAAGCCGACTACCGAGCGCAAGCGCGCCAAGGCTGCCGCTGTTAAGCGTCACGCCAAGAAGCTGGCTCGCGAAAACGCACGTCGCACTCGTCTGTACTAA
- a CDS encoding GatB/YqeY domain-containing protein, translated as MSLKDQLSAQQKDAMRARDKARLGTLRMLMAEIKQKEIDSRETLDDDGIIAVITKMVKQRKDAASQFEQAGRQELADGERQEIAVLQEFLPQPLTEDELDALLTQAIADTGATGMQDMGKVMAALKPQVQGRADMGKLSATIKAKLA; from the coding sequence ATGTCTTTGAAAGACCAGCTGTCAGCCCAGCAGAAAGATGCCATGCGCGCCCGAGACAAGGCTCGCCTGGGCACCCTGCGTATGCTGATGGCCGAGATCAAGCAAAAAGAGATCGACAGCCGCGAAACCCTGGACGATGACGGCATCATCGCGGTAATCACCAAAATGGTGAAACAACGCAAGGATGCCGCCAGCCAGTTCGAGCAGGCCGGTCGTCAGGAACTGGCCGACGGTGAACGCCAGGAAATTGCGGTGCTGCAGGAATTCCTGCCGCAACCCCTGACCGAAGACGAGCTGGACGCTTTGCTCACGCAGGCCATCGCCGACACCGGCGCCACCGGCATGCAGGACATGGGCAAGGTGATGGCGGCACTCAAGCCGCAAGTCCAGGGCCGTGCAGACATGGGCAAGCTCAGCGCCACTATCAAGGCCAAACTGGCCTGA
- the dnaG gene encoding DNA primase yields the protein MAGRIPQQFIDDLLARTDIVDLIDQRVRLKKAGKNYQACCPFHNEKSPSFTVSPDKQFYHCFGCGAHGTALGFLMEYDGLEFLDAIDELAAMHGLTVPRESTGGSSPQQQAAARAERQDLYGLLNDIARFYQQQLRNAPAAIDYLKGRGLSGEVVKRFGIGYVPDRWDGVKRQFAGNRDAERQLIDGGMLLQSDNGRIYDRFRDRVMFPIRDRRGRTIGFGGRVLGDGTPKYLNSPETPVFHKGRELYGLYEVRQAHRNPERVLVVEGYMDVVALAQFGIDYGVASLGTSTTPDQLQLLYRTTREVICCYDGDRAGREAAWRALENALPLMQDGRSLRFVFLPDGEDPDSLVRSQGKDAFERLLGNAQDFGDFLFERLAQDSMEGDAGQHELAHKAAEAIMRVPEGFTREGLVTRLSRQLNWGENERRVKELFARLKPADDKEKPAPSRPQKLKLTPLRRAIALVLQYPAAAARLPDIPALEELSLPGMELLLALLGQVREQPALSTAQLLEHWRGHPSEPALSRLAMADNAVAGDHIEQELQDIFVVLINDYLAQRIELLQQKSRSRDGLTPSEKQELVLLLTESKGGTA from the coding sequence ATGGCTGGCAGAATCCCCCAACAATTTATTGATGACCTCCTCGCCCGTACCGACATAGTCGACCTTATCGATCAGCGGGTAAGACTCAAAAAAGCCGGCAAGAACTATCAGGCCTGCTGCCCCTTTCATAACGAAAAAAGCCCGTCCTTTACGGTCAGCCCGGATAAACAGTTCTATCACTGCTTCGGCTGTGGCGCCCACGGCACCGCCCTTGGCTTTTTGATGGAATATGACGGACTGGAATTTCTCGACGCCATTGACGAGCTCGCCGCAATGCACGGCCTTACCGTGCCCCGAGAAAGCACAGGTGGCAGTTCGCCCCAGCAACAGGCGGCGGCCCGGGCCGAGCGTCAGGATCTCTACGGTCTGCTGAATGACATTGCCCGTTTCTACCAGCAGCAGCTGCGCAACGCGCCGGCGGCCATTGACTACCTCAAGGGCCGAGGCCTGAGCGGCGAAGTGGTGAAGCGTTTTGGCATCGGCTATGTGCCCGACAGATGGGACGGGGTTAAGCGCCAGTTCGCCGGCAATCGCGACGCAGAACGCCAGCTCATCGACGGCGGCATGCTGCTGCAAAGCGACAACGGCCGGATCTATGACCGTTTTCGCGATCGAGTGATGTTCCCCATTCGGGACAGGCGCGGCCGTACCATCGGCTTTGGCGGCCGAGTGCTGGGCGACGGCACCCCCAAATACCTGAACTCACCGGAGACCCCGGTGTTTCACAAGGGCCGCGAGCTCTATGGCCTCTATGAAGTGCGCCAGGCCCACCGCAACCCGGAGCGGGTGCTGGTGGTGGAAGGCTATATGGATGTGGTGGCCCTGGCCCAGTTCGGCATTGATTATGGGGTGGCCAGCCTCGGCACCTCTACCACCCCCGATCAGCTGCAACTGTTGTATCGCACCACTCGCGAGGTGATCTGCTGCTACGACGGCGACCGCGCCGGCCGTGAGGCCGCCTGGCGGGCACTGGAAAACGCCCTGCCGCTGATGCAGGACGGCCGCAGCCTGCGCTTTGTGTTTTTGCCCGATGGTGAAGATCCCGACAGCCTGGTGCGCAGCCAGGGCAAGGACGCCTTTGAACGACTCCTGGGTAACGCCCAGGACTTCGGCGATTTTCTGTTTGAGCGCCTGGCGCAAGACAGCATGGAAGGCGACGCCGGACAGCATGAGCTGGCCCACAAGGCCGCCGAGGCCATTATGCGGGTGCCCGAGGGCTTTACTCGGGAAGGCCTGGTGACCCGGCTGTCGCGCCAGCTCAACTGGGGCGAGAACGAGCGCCGGGTAAAGGAGCTGTTTGCGCGGTTAAAGCCCGCCGACGACAAGGAAAAACCGGCACCGAGCCGGCCGCAAAAACTAAAACTGACGCCACTTCGACGGGCCATTGCCCTTGTGCTACAATATCCGGCTGCCGCAGCCCGGCTACCGGATATTCCGGCGCTGGAAGAGCTATCTCTTCCGGGCATGGAGCTGCTGCTGGCCCTGCTGGGCCAGGTGCGAGAGCAACCCGCCCTCAGCACCGCCCAGCTGCTGGAACACTGGCGTGGACACCCGTCCGAGCCAGCCCTGTCGCGGCTGGCCATGGCCGACAACGCGGTTGCCGGCGACCATATCGAGCAGGAATTGCAGGATATCTTCGTGGTGCTTATCAACGATTACCTGGCACAGCGCATTGAGCTGTTACAGCAAAAAAGCCGCAGCCGGGACGGACTGACGCCATCGGAAAAACAGGAATTGGTGCTGTTGCTGACCGAGAGCAAGGGCGGCACGGCCTGA
- the rpoD gene encoding RNA polymerase sigma factor RpoD: MLHPLATSNRTSSMEQTPQSQLKLLVAKGKEQGYLTYAEVNDHLPQDIVDSDQIEDIIQMINDMGIQVVENAPDADDLMMSETNTDEDAAEAAAQALASVESEIGRTTDPVRMYMREMGTVELLTREGEIDIAKRIEDGINQVQSSVSEYPEAITSLLDQFDRFEAGDIKLSDIISGFVDLDEADDVAPTATHIGSELSDKDLDDEDDDEDEDEDDDDDSDGDNGPDPEVAREKFGQLRVQYEAVRDSIAAHGRTSAEAAEQITALADLFRQFRLVPKQFDRLVNSMRDMMERVRVQERIIMKLCVEQCKMPKKTFVQAFAHHESEQAWFDAQLAAGKTWSARLEAVAEDVQRAIGKLKVVEEETGLTISQIKDINRRMSIGEAKARRAKKEMVEANLRLVISIAKKYTNRGLQFLDLIQEGNIGLMKAVDKFEYRRGYKFSTYATWWIRQAITRSIADQARTIRIPVHMIETINKLNRISRQMLQEMGREPTPEELAHRMAMPEDKIRKVLKIAKEPISMETPIGDDEDSHLGDFIEDTTLSLPADSATSESLRNATKDVLAGLTAREAKVLRMRFGIDMNTDHTLEEVGKQFDVTRERIRQIEAKALRKLRHPSRSEVLRSFLDE; this comes from the coding sequence GTGCTACACCCTCTTGCAACATCTAACCGGACGAGTTCTATGGAGCAAACCCCGCAGTCACAGCTTAAGCTTCTCGTTGCCAAAGGTAAAGAACAGGGCTACCTGACCTACGCCGAGGTAAATGATCATCTTCCTCAGGATATTGTCGACTCCGATCAGATCGAAGACATTATCCAGATGATCAACGACATGGGCATTCAGGTGGTGGAAAACGCCCCCGACGCCGATGACCTGATGATGTCGGAAACCAACACCGACGAAGACGCTGCCGAAGCCGCCGCCCAGGCGCTGGCGTCTGTTGAATCTGAAATTGGCCGTACCACCGACCCGGTGCGCATGTATATGCGTGAAATGGGTACCGTGGAGCTGCTCACCCGCGAAGGCGAAATCGACATCGCCAAGCGCATTGAAGACGGCATTAACCAGGTGCAGAGCTCGGTTTCCGAATATCCGGAAGCCATTACCTCGCTGCTGGATCAATTCGACCGCTTTGAAGCCGGCGACATCAAGCTGAGCGACATTATTTCCGGCTTTGTTGATCTGGATGAAGCCGACGACGTGGCCCCCACCGCCACTCACATTGGCTCCGAGCTGAGCGACAAGGACCTCGACGACGAAGACGACGACGAGGATGAAGACGAAGACGACGATGACGACTCCGACGGCGACAACGGCCCGGATCCGGAAGTGGCCCGGGAAAAATTCGGCCAGCTTCGCGTTCAGTACGAAGCCGTAAGAGACAGCATTGCCGCCCACGGTCGCACCTCCGCCGAGGCCGCCGAGCAGATCACCGCCCTGGCCGACCTGTTCCGTCAGTTCCGTCTGGTGCCCAAGCAGTTCGACCGTCTGGTGAACAGCATGCGCGACATGATGGAGCGAGTGCGGGTGCAGGAGCGCATCATCATGAAGCTCTGCGTTGAGCAGTGCAAGATGCCCAAGAAGACCTTCGTGCAGGCCTTTGCCCACCACGAAAGCGAGCAGGCCTGGTTTGACGCCCAGCTGGCCGCCGGCAAGACCTGGTCTGCCCGGCTGGAAGCCGTGGCCGAAGACGTGCAGCGCGCCATTGGCAAGCTCAAGGTGGTGGAAGAGGAAACCGGCCTCACCATCTCCCAGATCAAGGACATCAACCGCCGCATGAGCATTGGTGAGGCCAAGGCCCGCCGTGCCAAGAAGGAAATGGTGGAAGCCAACCTGCGTCTGGTTATCTCCATTGCCAAGAAATACACCAACCGCGGCCTGCAGTTCCTGGATCTGATCCAGGAGGGCAACATCGGCCTGATGAAGGCGGTAGACAAGTTCGAATATCGCCGAGGCTACAAGTTCTCGACCTACGCCACCTGGTGGATCCGTCAGGCCATCACCCGCTCTATTGCGGATCAGGCCCGTACCATTCGTATTCCGGTGCACATGATCGAGACCATCAACAAGCTCAACCGAATTTCCCGCCAGATGCTGCAGGAAATGGGCCGCGAGCCCACCCCGGAAGAGCTGGCGCACCGCATGGCCATGCCGGAAGACAAGATCCGCAAGGTGCTGAAAATCGCCAAGGAGCCGATCTCGATGGAAACCCCCATCGGTGACGACGAAGACTCCCATCTGGGCGATTTTATCGAGGACACCACCCTGTCGCTGCCGGCGGACTCCGCCACCAGCGAGAGCCTGCGTAACGCCACCAAGGACGTGCTGGCCGGCCTGACCGCCCGGGAAGCCAAGGTACTGCGCATGCGCTTTGGTATCGACATGAACACCGACCACACCCTTGAGGAAGTGGGCAAGCAGTTCGACGTTACCCGTGAGCGTATTCGCCAGATTGAAGCCAAGGCCCTGCGCAAACTGCGCCACCCCAGCCGCTCCGAAGTGCTGCGCAGCTTCCTCGACGAGTAA
- a CDS encoding TetR/AcrR family transcriptional regulator encodes MDKKQKTRAQILAAAWQLFAGQGYAQTSTRQIAVAAKVATGTVFAHFPSKLDLLKAGLQSKLDETLAYAGETDTEHNPKERLQHYAAYLYHFYLEQGEFSRELFRELIWQWHDLEAELEAFKCTLFSRSRYNRAAADLLMDCYFMTLLNGLQGRQSRDVMLKNLRDKLALIDDGLFLCGGA; translated from the coding sequence ATGGACAAGAAGCAGAAAACCCGTGCACAGATCCTGGCAGCAGCCTGGCAGCTCTTTGCCGGCCAGGGGTATGCGCAGACCAGTACCCGGCAGATTGCCGTTGCCGCGAAGGTCGCGACAGGTACCGTGTTTGCGCACTTTCCCTCCAAACTGGACTTATTAAAAGCAGGTTTACAGAGCAAGCTGGATGAAACCCTGGCTTATGCAGGTGAAACCGATACGGAGCACAATCCCAAAGAAAGGCTGCAGCACTATGCGGCATACCTCTACCATTTTTACCTTGAGCAAGGAGAGTTCAGCCGCGAGCTGTTCAGGGAGCTTATCTGGCAGTGGCATGATCTGGAGGCCGAGCTGGAAGCCTTTAAATGTACCCTGTTTTCCCGCAGCCGTTACAACCGGGCTGCGGCCGACCTGTTGATGGACTGTTACTTCATGACGTTACTGAACGGCCTGCAGGGCCGGCAAAGCCGGGACGTCATGCTGAAAAATCTGCGTGATAAGCTGGCCCTGATCGATGATGGGCTGTTCCTGTGCGGGGGAGCATAG